Genomic window (Bombus pascuorum chromosome 8, iyBomPasc1.1, whole genome shotgun sequence):
ttattttataaaataccatacgaagaaacaaaatttaacaaatttacttCTTTCAGATGTAAgggtacataaaatattaaaatataatagtttTATACGTTAATTTGTATATGAAATCATTTCAAGTTAGCTGTAAGAAATTCACCAAGTATACGAAAAATAGTCTCGAGTTGCCGAAACAGAAAGTCCTCAACTGTAAAGGATTATTACAGTCctcgtgaaatttcaaactgtTTCGTGtaacacacataatatatttatttacggTTTCTATAAGtgcttaaatacttttgtgagtATAGTAATAACTATATAGGTACATTATATGTTGCATACAAAACAAACATCCAAAGTATTATGACGGTAACAAACGTTAAGTACATAATTGTTGTTCATATATTTCATCTAAAATTCAATAAGAATAAGCGATTTTTTTCAGCAGTATGTATAATCTCATACGAGAAACTTATGCAATAGAACTTGTTCACCCacattgattttaatataacttttcAAAGTTCAATATATAGGCATagattacaaaaatgtatcacaaataaaatttatgcaattgatatatattaaaacgtcGGGGAAAAACATCtgtcatataaataaaattcctttttcttcttctaataTCGATTATACGAGCTAAACATAAGTTTAGAAAGTCAATATCGCTCAAACATGTAATCTTTATAActaaacattattattacagtcTTTTAACAGAACCTAGCAAACTGAACACTTGACTTTACATAGAGTATTAGATCTTGAGCCTAATCTCTAGAACGTAAATTtgttatgaatttaaaaatgttagagttataaatacatttcataataaaaaaattcatgcATACTgattcaaaaattattattataaatgcgagtcaataattattacatcaataagtaattataatacaGTCACGACGTACAcagtatgtattttatatgtatttcagaaagtaaatatttatttaaaattactacatgagtttaattaaattatttgtaaatcatatttataataaccACAAagattattcatttattagaACTTTGAAAATCAGTACTTGTAGAGGAtctatttactatataatatatatttataattttaacatattaaaGCTCTGGCAAACTTAATATCTTAATACCATCACTGATGCAGTAATTCGAATATGTTCCTTAAAGTATAAacattaatgtaataattattaccaaCTCGCATTTATGATAAccataaatgaataatatgcCAATATTAAGACTAATCATTCCGATTCCTTAGTGGCGTCAATGGTTTATGTGGAGAAGGAATAGGTGTCGCAAAAGTGTTCTGTGAAATTCCTAACATGTTCTCTTTTCCTTTACTATGCACGCGTTTTTCTTCTGCTCtcaatttttctatcatcTTGTGCTGCTGTTCTATTGTCCTCATCTTCGCATATAAATCCTAAaaacaatttacattttatcacatttattttacaatcaatcaatatatattacataagtACCTAAGtacttatgtatataatttaatacttacAACTAAGAGAAGCAAAGACAAAATAATTAGACCAATGCAAATGAAATCGAATAATACCATTTAtgcaatagaaataatttatttatatacatttactaTTCTCAgtcaatatatacatattctctCCTAttgtttaaacaaataattcgGGCACACTAATTAGTGAATACTTAAACAACAAAGTGCTAGCATAATTCACacaaaattatgatatatcatttatgtaaaataaaagaagctaAATAGTCTGTCAAATTCTGTACATTATAGCAATgaataaacacttattaataataacgcaCACAAAAATAAACAGTGAGATGAATTaacatactataaatataaacagaaaatttaatattttcattaaataatttaacaatcaATATATGTTTCAATGTTCaatgtttgtaatattaaaagatattactACTATTATGATAAGGATATCAATTCAACATGCAATATAAAATGATCACAATGCCAAGACAGATAGTTAAACGCACCTGTTCGAGTTGATTGATTTTATCTTTCAGTTGAGATACATGTTTAATTCTTTGCCTGTGATTATGATGACCAACAACTTCAGCgtatttttcatgaatttctTGATAATCTTTTAGAAGTTGCTCATTATATTTGGAAAGCTTTTTCACTTCACTAAAcagacaaaaataaatttattattttataactttcttagattattcttatttttagaGGAGAAAACAACGTACTCTTCAGCTGCTTCTCGACgggatttttcttcttcaagtTTTTCTATAATCGTTTTTTCTAAACTTCTCCATCTGTTCTGTTCTTCTTCGAGTAATTCATTACGTTTCTACACAgatacaatatttttgaataaattacatatatgttacaaaatacaacaattactgtattttttaaaattcttttctttatctttttagatataaaacataaagaaAAGATGATCGATTACCGGTATCTGGCTATCCTTTTCTTCAagacatttaattttatcagaaaGTTCTCCTATTTTCAGACTTGCCtgtaaaaatagtaaaaataactaaattcatatattttattatgtaaaaaggAAGCATTAATATAGCAATTTCGAGATCATACTTCATTTAAGGTAACTTTATGAATTTCTGATTGATGctctaataatttatttaagtcTTCTATTGCTGTTTCACGTTCTTTCAACTGTTCGTTAAATTTGTTGTTTAGCATATCCACTCGAGAAATTTCGAGTTCTTGAgcatcgtttctttcttccaatTTAAGCAGCATACTTTGTGCTTCGGCAAGATGGTTAGCCATTTCTTGAAGCTGATTTTTCATCTAAAATTCGAAATGAGATGATGAAGTAATTTACTTTCCTCTTTAAGCAATTTAGTCACattatatctaaataattattacaattctcaaatttttcacttgttaaaatttttaatacttttgaagcaaaaatagaaaataaagagcACCTCAATATTTTGAGCGGTCTTCGCATCATTTTCAGCTTGTAATTTCGCAACTTGTCTGGTTGCTATTTTCTTTAAGTCATCGATTTTAGCTTCGAATACAGATTTTAATGATTCCAATTCGCTTAAACTTTCAGCTTCAAGTTGATCGACCAATCCCTTTTTGGCATCTAATTGATCCATCAAAACATGTACTTGTTCATGTACTATTTGAGAGTTGTTGCGCATAATACTCAGTAAATCACGATGTTCGTTTATGCAATCTTCACCACGTTTTAATTCATGCTGCAATCTTTCCACTTCAGCATTACTTTGAGCCAAACGTTTAGTTAAGGCAGCAACTGATGCTTGATTTTCAGCCATTATAACTTCgaatctaaataaaatttcgtacatgtatacatgtatacatgtgtgtacatacatatatatataagtacctatttctaaaaatacatatagttCTTTCTGTGAAAAATGATGTACCTCTTTCGTCTAGCTACCATCTCTGCTGCCTCTGCTCGGATTTGATCTTTCAGAGCTCTTAattcatctttcttttctgcTAGTTCAGTTTCTGCTCGATCTAATTCTATTTGTAAGCTTTGGCCAAAACTTTCCTAAATTCGTTTAATCAATTATTACGAGCTGgtactttgaaatattatctttattttttattacgttttacaACCCACCTGAGTTTCTGCAGAGTTCTTTAATTCTTCCAGAGTTGTGGAAAGTCTATTAATTTCAGCATCTTTAATCGCCAGTTTTTCGTCTAATGCCGTTCGTTCCATTTCTACTCGCGCTAGACACGCTTTATACCTTTCCGCGGTAAGTCGCATTTCTTCCTCTACAGTAATCTTTGCCTCTCTGATCATAGCATTTATCTAGATTAATAAGTTCATTTTAAAAACTATATGCATACGTTCTTGCAAAAGAGCATAAAATATTCGGCAAACATCACAGAAACTGGAAGAGAGAATACTAAAAGAGatttcgaaaaagaaatagtgtccacaataaaaattctttcagtataactctttttcttctcggtatagtaaaaaagaatttctattgAACGATTTTTTATTGGGTGTTAGAAGAAAGTACTCAGTCAGtgatgttttttattttacgcaCGTGTGACCCGCTTACTTTCGCGTCACTATCAGCAATCACTCTTTTTACTCTTTCCTCACATTCGGTACGGCAAGCTGCTAATGTTTCTCTCGTAACAGCTTCTGCATTTGCTACTAATTTATCGGCATGTTGTttaattcgtttcgtttcttcttcgatcTTTTTTCCCGCAGCTTCTTTTACTTCTGATACTTCTTTGTCTCTTGCTATCGTTAGCTACgcaaaaaattagtatatgttatttcacaaaaagattattatataacaaacaaTGTATGTAAATCTTGTCTATGTTTCgaattagaatataaaaaaaaaagataaaacaacatatgtatatacattttctatctcttttatataattcaatcTTGCATCCTCCAATTGCTGTTtcagtttatatttttcttcatcaTGAAGTTTTATTATATCACCTAATTCTTCCTGatgttttttcaaaataagaGTATGTTTTCTATGTGAATCTTCTAATTCTTGATGCGCCTCACGTAAACGATTATTAAcctgaattaaaataaatgtaggaagttaagaaaatgtttctattattattcaaacaggtaaaaattttaatatttacatctttGGAAAGATTTTGAACGTTTTCCAATtcttttctaagaaaattattttgttcgtCAATATCTTTCACTTTTGCTTCAATTTCTATCCTACGCGATATTTCAAATTCGTATTCATTGATAAggatcattttttctttttcaaaatcgagtttcaatttattagtttcttcttcatatttatatctaaGATCACCCacttttttcgaaaaattttcaacaacTTTTTCATATTCACCCTTTAGTTCGTCTAATTCACATTGAAGGGCAGATAGTTGTCCTTGCAGTTCAAGAACTACATTTTGTCGCTTTTGCAACTTTAACTCCAACTTATCACGTTCCTCCATTAAATCATTAACACATGAATTAAGTTTGGCCTTTTCTTGTTCCAGCAAGCCAACTTCATATTTGTGACTTAATGTTATCTcttctaattttattgttagttcttcaatttgtatttcaaGAGATTGAACCTATgaagaacaaattttaaaaattgtagcaGAGTTACAATGTTTCCAAATCATTTTAATTCTTCGAAATAAGCAAGTATTTACTCTTTTCACATTTGTGTGTTTTTTATCAGCCAATTCAGATTCTAACGCTGCTATTCTTTTCGAGAAATCCGTGATACGATTTCTAAGATCACCTTCCATAGCTTTTCTTGCTTCAATTTCGCGTTCTTTCTCCTCTGAAACTTCCAAAAGCTGAGAACGAAGACGCTTCACTTCGGTTTGATGTTTTTCTTCGTaaccatttaaaatttcttgttgCAATTTAGCCTGGATGTAGGAgtcgttaataaaatatttgttagaaataaaattatacttcttGTTAGAAAGTATTTTACAACCATTATTTCTATGTCCTTTCGGTGTTGCTCCTCTACTTCTGTTTGTTTTTTATGCAACTCGTCGAGTTGCAATTCTAATTTCTGCACTTCCTCCTTCATGTCCTCGATATGCTTCTCAAGCTCTTGTATTGTCCTGTCTTTGTTGGAACATTCTACTTGAAGATCAGCGAGTTGATGCTCAAAATCGTACTTCAATTTTTGGTCGTTAGCAGTAATAAGCCCACGTGACTTCACTTTTGAACTTGATCTTGTTTGGTCTCGATTGTGTTTTCGTGGTGGTTGTGGCtgaaaatacatattgttactgatattaaaatattttctagaaaaaacatatatattttttcataattcattAACTCTCTGTAAGTTGCGGTATATCCAAGAGATACAGTAATTTGTGCCATAGTGCCAAGTTTTACATAAAAAGTAtatgaatatatgaaaaaaatgtaaatttattaaaacatacaATCCAACTATATATGCATTTGttgtgaaagaaatataaaatatgaacaattaaataataattctgtaCATATCTCTCAGATCAACTGCATCCCTTGCAagatcaataaaattttttacatccaattaatttctatttcgcACCGTTCTAAAAGTAACTGCCACATTGCTTGCATTTTTAGTGCACACTGATACATTACACTCTGCACTGGCAACGCTTTTGTTGTCATGAAATCTCTCTGACTTTTCAATAACAAAACCTTTTACTTTACTATCTAATTTTGGATCATATGCCCCTGGTGGAGGTACATCATCTgtaacaattatttcttttaaaatataaattaagaaaagaagatatatatatatagtgactACAATAAGTATTtgtacatcgttatatttattatagcatatatatattaataatatatactaatataataattattacacactaattaataacattcaagtatattaaatttttcatttactaaCACTTACATATGATTACAAAAAATTGATGCTGTGGAAATGAAATAGAGGACCTACTAAAAAAacgtttcattggaaaataagctTATGTACAAATACTAATTGTAGtcactgtataaaatatattttttgaaagcttcatattaaataatttcataaaaaaatatttaatgaaatgtgATTCTATAGGTATATTCTTGTTTCTGCTTTCCTGTTATTGTTCATGTATTCATAAAgtgtaaaagaattatttgtgATGATCACGATGATATAAACACTTTTGGACACTCATATATTGAAGCCTAGGGAAACTGTCCGACAACTGAACCGTAAATAGTCGTAAAAAAATCAACATGGAAGACATGAAGGTTTTCGTTCTGAGCACGCATGACACTTTACTCATCTCTGTTTGTCTCACAAGAACACGTACTACTTTGTTATTGACCTTCCATGTTAATTTTTCATGAGTAGACACGATTCAATTTCGAATGGTTTTCTCTAGCAAGTATCGAGACCTTCCTATATGAATGTGGTCATgacaaaaaatttgtttacattctatatgggtataagtatatatgaCTTATGAgagtatttgaatatttaccaTGGAGAActttcatatatgtatatatatgtattatgtgcattatataaaacattttaaaatttcactaatcCTATAATGAAACACAATTGTCATGATTACACTGATAAAATTTTGAACTTATCTAAAAATGTAcagtaatatactatttatatGAATCTATTGGTGAATACACAAGTTTATATGGtcaaattattcatataatagAACTCTACTTAATTCTCTCcactttgtataatttatcacTAGGTTAATCAGAATTCGCATTTACATAAATGGATCCAAATATTTGCTTATAAATACATGTTTTATATGTAGAGgttgaaatgataaataaaattatgaaattaaattaatttaattaattaattattaaaataataagaatgcaaaattcaatcaaaatatacatttagaaataataaaaaaaactgtaaaaatCATTTGGCTAAATATAGATAAACAAATACATGTTAGGCATTATATAATCAAAGTAACACTTAGCAATTGTTAAGATAATAGAAGCACGATTGAAGTTCAGTTAGTCAGGcactaaataaaatttacttcatATAAGTACAATTCATATAAACTTACTATGTACAAACATGTATTTAGTACCtattacaaacatatatttatatatacaccATGAAGAGTCACTTTAAACATATAAGACACTTATTACTATAATCCTTAATTGACTGCTTACATACTCTTTTGTGATTCctaccatatatatatatacacacacacacacacactgaatatcttgtaacttgtaCATATGttttaagatttatttcaaacattaCCAATACAGCAATGACAGTCAAATATTACTGAAAtgctaataaaaattcatgtgTCATGTAAAGTTTTTATAAGTACTCAAATATTTGGATAAGCTACAATAAGtgaaatgataaatatcaataagtttgaataaataattgtataaaaatgaaattcatttatttaatttccaaacatttttagttgatttcattatatattgtGAGAAGTGGAAGGAGTAGTAACACAACTAACGTTAGTAAAAAGAATTCCCGTTTCGGTAGGTGTTAGTTTACATAGAGTAAGCACAAATGAAAGACAGCTGTTTCTAAATGCAAGAAACATGCTTTATGAGATCATCGAATTACCAGGTGTTCTCTCTAACGTCCAAACCACCCCTTCTTTCGTAGTTGCGTAACGAAATCGATCTTGTATCATACGCCTTTTAtccctctctctcttattCTTGCATGCAACacttaattttaagaattaaatgGCTTCCGACGTCTCATCTTATTTCATTATCTTATATTCGTTTTTATTAAGATAattgtaaagtaattttataattactattatacatatacatatttgcatCAGTAATGCGCGCACACCTTGTAGCAGATAAAAGTTTGAAACCACTACCTTTCTGATAAATTATCGCGCTATGttgtacataataaataactaattgtccgaaattattcgttattgaactCCACTTTATTATAGCCTACTAAATTTCGATACATCagaaaataatactttttttaaatataatctcCATACTTGTAATGATCGCGTGCTTCAGTGAAAACAATTCCCAGTTTCCGATTCTTACAATTGGGCATTGGATTCTTCCGAAACGTACGTCCTTTAATGACAAAATCATGACACGCTCATAGAGTTCTTCCACAAATGTTCAGAACATTAGTagcataaatttcattttaaaaatcagTAGCAGttcgaaaattattcttttcggATAACCAATGGATGCAATGGTCCATCTTTACTGTAATTTTTTGATTCATTCTAATAGCAtccatttcttttctaaaatttttaggTATCATAATTGCTTGCACGCTATCTCAGatctttcaataatatttgctATATTTCGGCAAATGGCTTTTTTCTCTTGCGTAGTgatgtaacaaattttttatcttttaggcgtacattgttattattataaagttaATATGTCATGTTAAATAGACTTTATTATTGTTGGATAAATTCGTAGCACTGCTGTATTTGAATGTTCGTCTTAATGTTTGAACGTTCGCAGCAAATACAGCATCGAATTGTTTCATACTCATTCTTTCAAATACTGTTCATGTTTTAAAAGTCTTGTGGCCGTTCGTAGATAAATTTTGAGTGTATATGTAATTGTAAGGATAACTTTGAACTGTAGGTCATTAGAAACTATAATATAATGCAATAATCTATCAGAAAggtagtcttaaacttttgtccggtattgtatatatatatatatatatatatatatatatatatatatatatatatatatatatatatatatatatatatatatatatatagctctctctctctctctctctctctctctctctctctctctctctctctctctctctctctctctctctctctctctctgtgtgtgtgtgtgtgtgtgtgtgtgtgtgtgtgtgtgtgtgtgtgtgtgtgtgtgtgttgtGTTGTGTGTGTGGTAAGTTAAATACTACCTTTCTGatagattattatatataattatatattatataatatatatatatttattgtttggCTCCACAGCCTAGAAAAAGgatatatcattaataattctataataattaaacgatcgatcattcattatttttgttatgaGATTTTTCTGCTACTATATgttaagttatatttacaataacatatatttataatttaagttacgtaaaagatagaaataaataatgagtTTAATTTTACCATTGACTTCGTTCAAGAAAATCAAGTGTTAACTAATAAAATTCTGTTAATccattgaataaaaattaatttttgaagatgatatataaaacactgttataatatacatatattactatataatatataaaaatattatcaagcttctatttttattactataaaataagatataatttattatttacataaattcatatataaatacataatacaagtaatatttaatactttgacAACTATTTCTCAAGTAAAAGACTCAtaatttagaagaaaaattgttttccaatactgaaacataatagaatttattatattgtaatgtcatattatatttatactataaaaattatattatatttgttaaatatgtatactaCATACATTATACTGTACTTTCTGATAAGTAAACTTAATTTGTTCATTATAATCAACTGTACTAGTTAACAATAAAGGATGTACGACACTAGAaccaatatatgtatatgtatgtacttctacatataaataaataatatttcatattgatattaatattttctaacataTCTTCTATTTACTTCCCGCCAAGTACATAttgtgtaaatataaaaattacaaaacatttGGTAATTTCGAAAAAGTAGGGAGGTAATGAAaacaacaaatttataaaataataacattactatcattttacatatataagaGAACATACATTATAATGGgcaataaaggaaaatagagTTATAAAGATATATGTTTACTTACTTTCAAATTCATTAAATCTTTGGATTCTGGCTTTTGAAAATGACATTGTGAAATGTTTTTAACGTATTTTGACAACAGAACACAACAAGAAACTAAcaactttaaaaataatgttaatacTTATCACTGATTTTAGTACGAAGAAAACACTATTCACGGTGTTCGTTACACCACTTCCCTCTTTGAACTGTAATCTTTGAATGAGAGGGAAAGGCACTAGTCACGACATTAACTTCCTAGTCGGATTCAAACATTTCTTCACTCCACCGGTCCTTCTGATTTGAAATAACGGTTATACAAGTTGAACAATAGTAAAATGACGAATCAACGGACATGTGTTATGTAACTGACCAATCAGATAATAGATACATTTCTGCTATGAACCAATCCCGTACCAAAAACTTcgatcattaaaaaataaatttaatgacAATTTACTGACGACATTTAAatgacaatttattttatatatataaattgaatatataatcaactaacatatacaattacaaatttatattttaaactactttattatgattataattaatgtttataacattatatgttatttatgatatctaaaatatttggaatttttaaaagtaaattaaaaattaaattgtggTTTTATACTAggatatcaaaatttaaagttCAAGAATTTTTGTATACGCTCCTGACAAATGTTACataaaatcttaaaatatagaatatatgattttaaaaattattatacaatgtatatataaaataaaaaataaatttataaaaaaaatttggttagtgtaaataataaagttttgatttatttatttggatAAAATTTGCCACGTTGTATTGCATAGACCAATAAGATTCGTACATTATCTGCTGTAACGTGCTGTGGTAGaagatcatttttatttgtactaTATTAATTTATGCTGTTTGTAATGGATTTTAAAACAAGTATTGTACTGTTGGGACTTATTTTAAgtttaaattatgtttatgGCCAATACAGGATGAAAAATGTgagaatttaattactttattacaATTGTTATACATATGGaaatgacaaattaatttttcaatttcttaaattctttaacaattcactttaataattttacgcAATATACAAGTTTTCAacataacaaaaatatgtttaacCTTCAATCACtcaaaatttacttaaatttcagttttcttatatttaatatgagtaaaataatatatttcagaCTCCTAGCTCTTCATTATCAGACCGAGTACAGCAGTTATCAGAATTAGCTCTGACGAGACCTGTGATTAAGTTCAATGGggcaaaatttaaagaatatgttaAAACTACACCAAGAAATTATTCTGTTGTTGTAATGTTTACAGCTATGGCACCTCAAAGACAATGCCACATATGCaggtaattttaatattaatttatctcCAAACTTTACTACATTTAATGTTAATTAGcctttttatgtttttattttgtcaGGCATGCAAatgatgaatttgtaatagtaGCGAATTCATTCAGATATTTACAATCTCATTCTAAGAAGTTGTTCTTTGCATCTGTAGATTTTGATGAAGGATCTGATGTTTTTCAAATGGTATGTAATACATCTATGCTTATACAGGTTATTCCAGAAGGaaactaaataattttcatagtatATTTGATAGGTTACTCtgaatcataaaaattatatatgttaatagAAACAGGGACCAATATTTAAAGGACTTATAGTACTTATAGTATTCATTAAGAagagtaaaaaatatctaatctGTCTCCTTTCGGTAGTAATGCTTTTAGCataaaatcgatttttattatttattaggcTTCCATATCATGATCATATTTCACTTCTGACATAGAAGAATTGGAAATATCAGTACGAGATTGTAATAAGGTTGTATACAAGATTATTAACATCAATGAAGATTACTTCATAAACTGAAACTG
Coding sequences:
- the LOC132910095 gene encoding myosin-9-like isoform X3, encoding MIQDRFRYATTKEGVVWTLERTPDDVPPPGAYDPKLDSKVKGFVIEKSERFHDNKSVASAECNVSVCTKNASNVAVTFRTPQPPRKHNRDQTRSSSKVKSRGLITANDQKLKYDFEHQLADLQVECSNKDRTIQELEKHIEDMKEEVQKLELQLDELHKKQTEVEEQHRKDIEIMAKLQQEILNGYEEKHQTEVKRLRSQLLEVSEEKEREIEARKAMEGDLRNRITDFSKRIAALESELADKKHTNVKRVQSLEIQIEELTIKLEEITLSHKYEVGLLEQEKAKLNSCVNDLMEERDKLELKLQKRQNVVLELQGQLSALQCELDELKGEYEKVVENFSKKVGDLRYKYEEETNKLKLDFEKEKMILINEYEFEISRRIEIEAKVKDIDEQNNFLRKELENVQNLSKDVNNRLREAHQELEDSHRKHTLILKKHQEELGDIIKLHDEEKYKLKQQLEDARLNYIKEIENLTIARDKEVSEVKEAAGKKIEEETKRIKQHADKLVANAEAVTRETLAACRTECEERVKRVIADSDAKINAMIREAKITVEEEMRLTAERYKACLARVEMERTALDEKLAIKDAEINRLSTTLEELKNSAETQESFGQSLQIELDRAETELAEKKDELRALKDQIRAEAAEMVARRKRFEVIMAENQASVAALTKRLAQSNAEVERLQHELKRGEDCINEHRDLLSIMRNNSQIVHEQVHVLMDQLDAKKGLVDQLEAESLSELESLKSVFEAKIDDLKKIATRQVAKLQAENDAKTAQNIEMKNQLQEMANHLAEAQSMLLKLEERNDAQELEISRVDMLNNKFNEQLKERETAIEDLNKLLEHQSEIHKVTLNEASLKIGELSDKIKCLEEKDSQIPKRNELLEEEQNRWRSLEKTIIEKLEEEKSRREAAEDEVKKLSKYNEQLLKDYQEIHEKYAEVVGHHNHRQRIKHVSQLKDKINQLEQDLYAKMRTIEQQHKMIEKLRAEEKRVHSKGKENMLGISQNTFATPIPSPHKPLTPLRNRND
- the LOC132910095 gene encoding myosin-9-like isoform X5 codes for the protein MFVIGTKYMFVHNDVPPPGAYDPKLDSKVKGFVIEKSERFHDNKSVASAECNVSVCTKNASNVAVTFRTPQPPRKHNRDQTRSSSKVKSRGLITANDQKLKYDFEHQLADLQVECSNKDRTIQELEKHIEDMKEEVQKLELQLDELHKKQTEVEEQHRKDIEIMAKLQQEILNGYEEKHQTEVKRLRSQLLEVSEEKEREIEARKAMEGDLRNRITDFSKRIAALESELADKKHTNVKRVQSLEIQIEELTIKLEEITLSHKYEVGLLEQEKAKLNSCVNDLMEERDKLELKLQKRQNVVLELQGQLSALQCELDELKGEYEKVVENFSKKVGDLRYKYEEETNKLKLDFEKEKMILINEYEFEISRRIEIEAKVKDIDEQNNFLRKELENVQNLSKDVNNRLREAHQELEDSHRKHTLILKKHQEELGDIIKLHDEEKYKLKQQLEDARLNYIKEIENLTIARDKEVSEVKEAAGKKIEEETKRIKQHADKLVANAEAVTRETLAACRTECEERVKRVIADSDAKVSGSHINAMIREAKITVEEEMRLTAERYKACLARVEMERTALDEKLAIKDAEINRLSTTLEELKNSAETQESFGQSLQIELDRAETELAEKKDELRALKDQIRAEAAEMVARRKRFEVIMAENQASVAALTKRLAQSNAEVERLQHELKRGEDCINEHRDLLSIMRNNSQIVHEQVHVLMDQLDAKKGLVDQLEAESLSELESLKSVFEAKIDDLKKIATRQVAKLQAENDAKTAQNIEMKNQLQEMANHLAEAQSMLLKLEERNDAQELEISRVDMLNNKFNEQLKERETAIEDLNKLLEHQSEIHKVTLNEASLKIGELSDKIKCLEEKDSQIPKRNELLEEEQNRWRSLEKTIIEKLEEEKSRREAAEDEVKKLSKYNEQLLKDYQEIHEKYAEVVGHHNHRQRIKHVSQLKDKINQLEQDLYAKMRTIEQQHKMIEKLRAEEKRVHSKGKENMLGISQNTFATPIPSPHKPLTPLRNRND
- the LOC132910095 gene encoding myosin-9-like isoform X1, translating into MIQDRFRYATTKEGVVWTLERTPDDVPPPGAYDPKLDSKVKGFVIEKSERFHDNKSVASAECNVSVCTKNASNVAVTFRTPQPPRKHNRDQTRSSSKVKSRGLITANDQKLKYDFEHQLADLQVECSNKDRTIQELEKHIEDMKEEVQKLELQLDELHKKQTEVEEQHRKDIEIMAKLQQEILNGYEEKHQTEVKRLRSQLLEVSEEKEREIEARKAMEGDLRNRITDFSKRIAALESELADKKHTNVKRVQSLEIQIEELTIKLEEITLSHKYEVGLLEQEKAKLNSCVNDLMEERDKLELKLQKRQNVVLELQGQLSALQCELDELKGEYEKVVENFSKKVGDLRYKYEEETNKLKLDFEKEKMILINEYEFEISRRIEIEAKVKDIDEQNNFLRKELENVQNLSKDVNNRLREAHQELEDSHRKHTLILKKHQEELGDIIKLHDEEKYKLKQQLEDARLNYIKEIENLTIARDKEVSEVKEAAGKKIEEETKRIKQHADKLVANAEAVTRETLAACRTECEERVKRVIADSDAKVSGSHINAMIREAKITVEEEMRLTAERYKACLARVEMERTALDEKLAIKDAEINRLSTTLEELKNSAETQESFGQSLQIELDRAETELAEKKDELRALKDQIRAEAAEMVARRKRFEVIMAENQASVAALTKRLAQSNAEVERLQHELKRGEDCINEHRDLLSIMRNNSQIVHEQVHVLMDQLDAKKGLVDQLEAESLSELESLKSVFEAKIDDLKKIATRQVAKLQAENDAKTAQNIEMKNQLQEMANHLAEAQSMLLKLEERNDAQELEISRVDMLNNKFNEQLKERETAIEDLNKLLEHQSEIHKVTLNEASLKIGELSDKIKCLEEKDSQIPKRNELLEEEQNRWRSLEKTIIEKLEEEKSRREAAEDEVKKLSKYNEQLLKDYQEIHEKYAEVVGHHNHRQRIKHVSQLKDKINQLEQDLYAKMRTIEQQHKMIEKLRAEEKRVHSKGKENMLGISQNTFATPIPSPHKPLTPLRNRND